The proteins below come from a single Maylandia zebra isolate NMK-2024a linkage group LG23, Mzebra_GT3a, whole genome shotgun sequence genomic window:
- the lig4 gene encoding DNA ligase 4: MDSTSKTDASSQLSVASQVPFLHLCTTLEKIQKSKLRPEKSKILGYFVEKWREFHSALHKDNSKTTDSFYPAMRLIVPPFERERVAYGIKESMLAKLYIDVLGLPKNGPEANKLLNYRAPTTSQGEAGDFAGMAYFVLKKRCTSQGNLSIKEVNDFLDSVATSNATKQKDLVKKSLLHLITQSSALEQKWLIRMILKDMKLGISKETVLQVFHPDAAELYNVNTDLNKVCQQLHNPAVSLSEVSIGLFSAFKPMLAAVANIRNVEKQMGNSTFYIETKLDGERIQLHKDGDVYKYFSRNAFEYTQQFGGSPLEGSLTPYIHNVFKSNVVNCILDGEMMAYNPAADTFMQKGSKFDIKRLMDDSELQTCFCVFDVLLINDQKLGKETLKKRHEILQTVFTPAKGRLHLVPKAEARTMQEVVNALNDAIDSREEGIMVKDPLSIYKPDKRGEGWLKIKPEYVDGLMDELDLLIVGGYWGKGRRGGMMSHFLCAVAEAPEPGEKPSVFHTLCRIGSGYTMKELYDLGLKLTKHWKVYRKNNPPASILCGTEKPEVYIEPCNSVIIQVKAAEIVGSDMYKTNCTLRFPRIEKIRDDKEWYQCMTLAELDQFRSKASGKLASRHLHIDNDEPQKKKRKLPVKPKKVIGVIDQFKPQDLSGVTKETDMFEDVEFCILNGTEDHPKSELEKGVARCGGFVVQNPGRDTYCVVAGVENMRVKNLISSNQHDIVWATWLLECLDQKEVVPWQPRHMIHMSPSTREHFAKEYDSYGDSYFVDTDEQQLREVFNRISSADAANEVNVTQVEGRYGWDDLPTSMFRPFTAYMDRFADIGDPKSAIPATCLDTRALEFRYHGGKVVEELEEGVSHVIIAEATRLLDLRTLRRCFRRKFKIVKETWVTDSIKAGHVMNDTEYLA, translated from the exons ATGGACAGCACTTCCAAAACTGATGCTTCCAGTCAGTTATCTGTTGCTTCTCAGGTTCCTTTCCTTCACTTGTGTACCACATTAGAAAAAATTCAAAAGTCCAAACTCCGTCCAGAGAAATCCAAGATCCTTGGGTACTTCGTTGAGAAATGGCGGGAATTTCATTCTGCCCTCCACAAAGACAACTCCAAAACTACAGACTCTTTCTATCCTGCCATGCGCCTCATAGTCCCGCCTTTTGAACGAGAGCGAGTGGCATATGGCATCAAAGAGAGCATGCTGGCTAAACTCTACATTGATGTATTAGGCCTCCCAAAGAATGGCCCTGAGGCTAATAAGCTGTTGAATTACCGTGCACCGACCACGTCCCAAGGAGAAGCTGGAGACTTTGCTGGCATGGCGTATTTTGTGCTGAAGAAACGATGCACCAGCCAAGGAAATCTCAGTATTAAAGAGGTCAACGACTTCCTGGATTCAGTAGCCACCAGCAATGCCACCAAGCAGAAAGATCTTGTCAAAAAGAGTCTGCTGCACCTCATCACCCAGAGCTCAGCTCTTGAGCAAAAGTGGCTCATTAGAATGATTCTGAAGGACATGAAGCTCGGGATCAGCAAAGAAACCGTTCTCCAAGTTTTCCACCCAGATGCTGCTGAGCTCTACAACGTCAACACAGACTTGAACAAGGTGTGCCAGCAGTTACACAATCCAGCCGTGTCCTTAAGTGAAGTCTCTATTGgacttttttctgctttcaaaCCTATGCTGGCAGCTGTGGCTAACATCCGCAACGTGGAGAAACAGATGGGAAACAGCACTTTTTACATTGAGACAAAGCTGGATGGAGAGCGCATTCAGCTGCACAAAGATGGGGATGTGTACAAGTACTTCAGCCGAAATGCTTTTGAGTACACGCAGCAGTTTGGAGGATCCCCGTTGGAAGGATCACTGACGCCTTATATCCacaatgtttttaaaagcaATGTGGTGAACTGCATTCTTGATGGTGAGATGATGGCATACAACCCGGCAGCAGACACCTTCATGCAGAAAGGGAGCAAATTTGACATCAAGAGGCTGATGGATGACTCAGAGTTGCAGACATGCTTCTGTGTGTTTGACgtgcttttaataaatgatCAGAAGTTAGGCAAAGAAACTCTCAAGAAGCGACATGAGATTCTTCAGACAGTTTTCACTCCAGCCAAGGGAAGGCTGCATCTGGTGCCAAAGGCTGAAGCCAGAACCATGCAGGAGGTGGTGAATGCTCTTAACGATGCTATTGACAGCAGAGAAGAGGGGATCATGGTGAAGGATCCTTTATCCATCTACAAACCTGACAAGCGAGGGGAAGGCTGGCTGAAGATAAAACCAGAATATGTGGATGGCTTGATGGATGAGCTTGACCTGCTGATTGTTGGTGGCTACTGGGGAAAAGGGAGAAGGGGTGGCATGATGTCCCATTTCTTATGTGCTGTGGCCGAAGCTCCAGAGCCTGGCGAGAAACCTTCAGTTTTCCATACCCTTTGCCGCATTGGCTCCGGCTACACCATGAAAGAATTGTATGACCTTGGTTTAAAGCTCACCAAACACTGGAAGGTCTACCGGAAAAACAACCCACCAGCATCCATCCTGTGTGGAACAGAGAAACCGGAAGTCTACATTGAACCCTGCAACTCCGTTATCATCCAGGTTAAAGCGGCTGAGATAGTCGGAAGCGACATGTATAAAACCAACTGTACTCTGCGCTTCCCCAGGATTGAGAAGATTCGAGATGACAAAGAATGGTACCAGTGCATGACACTGGCAGAGCTGGATCAGTTCCGCAGCAAGGCGTCTGGGAAACTTGCCTCTCGGCACCTTCACATTGACAACGATGAACCGCAAAAGAAGAAGCGCAAGCTCCCAGTCAAACCCAAGAAAGTGATCGGCGTCATTGACCAATTTAAGCCCCAGGACCTTTCCGGGGTGACCAAGGAAACAGATATGTTTGAGGACGTGGAGTTCTGCATCCTGAATGGCACCGAAGATCATCCCAAGTCTGAACTGGAAAAGGGTGTGGCCAG GTGTGGAGGTTTTGTAGTTCAGAACCCTGGACGGGACACCTACTGCGTGGTTGCCGGTGTGGAGAACATGCGCGTGAAGAACCTGATTTCATCCAACCAGCATGACATAGTTTGGGCCACCTGGCTGCTGGAGTGCCTGGACCAGAAGGAGGTGGTTCCATGGCAACCCCGCCACATGATCCACATGTCGCCTTCCACCAGGGAGCACTTTGCCAAGGAGTACGACAGCTATGGTGACAGCTACTTTGTTGACACAGACGAGCAGCAGCTGCGGGAAGTGTTCAACAGGATCAGCAGCGCAGACGCAGCAAACGAGGTGAATGTCACGCAGGTGGAGGGACGCTACGGCTGGGATGACCTTCCAACCAGCATGTTCAGACCGTTCACAGCATATATGGACAGATTTGCTGACATAGGAGACCCTAAAAGTGCCATACCTGCCACCTGCCTGGACACCAGGGCATTGGAATTTCGTTACCATGGAGGAAAAGTGGTGGAAGAGCTGGAGGAAGGCGTTTCACATGTTATTATTGCAGAGGCAACAAGACTTCTGGATTTGAGAACTCTGAGGCGCTGCTTTAGGAGGAAGTTTAAGATAGTAAAAGAGACATGGGTGACTGATTCAATCAAAGCAGGGCATGTGATGAATGACACTGAATATCTGGCTTGA